A single genomic interval of Christensenellaceae bacterium 44-20 harbors:
- the dnaG gene encoding DNA primase, producing the protein MARFSEEWLARLLEKSDIVDVINEYVPLKRKGANLWANCPWHAEKNPSFSVSPSKQMFYCFSCKRGGGVINFIMEHEKLSYMEAVTLLADRAGMEMPEAQEDTGYQQRKEYRKRLYGMMRELALHYHQNLKTPEGQTGLEYLKKRKILGQVNSYGLGFALDRYDDAYQFLSKKGYSQKEMLDAGVIRQRDGRVYDFFRNRAIFPIQSHFGDVIAFGGRVMDDSNPKYLNSGETYLFNKRYHLYALNQVKKQRNLSNIILMEGYMDVVALAGIGVKNAVASLGTALTKEQAKLIKKFVNTVYLCYDGDDAGQNASDRAIPILQAEGLTVLVIEMPDGMDPDDYAKAYGPEGFAKAKSAALSAMEFQLKRLQRQYDMQNADQIVAYATAAVGQIGKLENELEKERYLRLLAGQTGLSIQSLQMQMGRKTEETVHNLPEDEQNLVKTEIDDESKLFYLLLESPRLAEQFADAPQEQEIFQNQVYQKILSYMKEQIKRGILPAYAEIISVFPEDSAILGKAMEVKMPIGVGAEDYAETLMKKIRIARLEEKKRRLQQQMAQSEDKERTAVVREIAQINQALHKLK; encoded by the coding sequence ATGGCGAGATTCAGCGAAGAATGGCTGGCGAGATTGCTTGAAAAAAGCGATATCGTAGATGTGATAAATGAATATGTTCCGCTCAAGCGCAAGGGAGCCAATTTATGGGCGAACTGTCCTTGGCATGCGGAAAAGAACCCTTCTTTCAGCGTCAGCCCGTCTAAGCAGATGTTCTACTGCTTTTCCTGCAAGCGGGGCGGGGGCGTCATCAACTTCATCATGGAGCATGAAAAGCTCTCTTATATGGAGGCGGTTACACTGCTGGCGGATCGGGCGGGCATGGAGATGCCCGAAGCGCAGGAGGATACCGGCTATCAGCAGAGAAAGGAATACAGAAAGCGCCTCTATGGCATGATGCGGGAGCTGGCTCTGCACTATCATCAGAACCTAAAGACGCCGGAAGGCCAAACCGGCCTGGAATATCTGAAAAAGCGCAAGATTTTGGGGCAGGTCAATTCCTATGGGCTGGGCTTCGCCCTGGATCGCTATGATGATGCCTACCAGTTTTTGAGCAAAAAGGGCTATTCGCAAAAGGAGATGCTGGATGCCGGGGTGATCCGGCAAAGGGACGGGCGCGTTTACGATTTTTTCCGCAACCGCGCGATTTTCCCAATCCAGAGCCATTTTGGGGATGTCATCGCCTTTGGCGGGAGAGTGATGGACGACAGCAATCCAAAATACCTCAACTCGGGCGAGACGTATCTGTTCAATAAGCGCTATCATCTCTATGCGCTCAATCAGGTCAAAAAACAGAGGAACCTGAGCAATATCATCCTGATGGAAGGGTATATGGATGTCGTGGCGCTGGCGGGCATTGGCGTGAAAAATGCCGTCGCTTCGCTGGGCACTGCGCTGACAAAAGAGCAGGCAAAGCTGATTAAGAAGTTTGTAAACACCGTCTATCTCTGCTACGACGGGGATGATGCCGGGCAAAACGCCTCGGATCGCGCAATCCCGATTTTGCAGGCAGAAGGGCTGACTGTGCTTGTGATCGAGATGCCGGACGGCATGGACCCGGATGACTATGCCAAGGCCTATGGGCCGGAGGGCTTTGCCAAGGCAAAATCTGCCGCGCTTTCGGCGATGGAATTTCAGTTAAAACGGCTGCAGCGGCAGTATGATATGCAAAATGCCGATCAGATTGTGGCGTATGCCACGGCGGCAGTCGGGCAGATTGGAAAGCTGGAAAATGAGCTGGAAAAAGAGCGGTATCTGCGCCTGCTGGCCGGCCAGACTGGGCTGTCCATCCAGAGCCTGCAAATGCAGATGGGGCGCAAAACAGAAGAAACTGTGCATAATTTGCCGGAAGATGAGCAGAATTTAGTAAAAACAGAAATTGACGATGAGTCTAAGCTCTTCTATTTGCTTTTGGAATCCCCCAGGCTGGCGGAGCAGTTTGCAGATGCGCCGCAGGAGCAGGAGATTTTTCAGAACCAAGTTTATCAAAAGATACTTTCCTACATGAAAGAGCAAATAAAAAGAGGAATTTTGCCTGCTTATGCCGAAATTATATCCGTATTTCCGGAGGACTCTGCAATTTTGGGAAAAGCCATGGAAGTGAAAATGCCCATTGGAGTGGGCGCAGAGGACTATGCAGAGACTTTGATGAAGAAAATCCGCATTGCGAGGTTGGAAGAAAAAAAGCGGAGGCTTCAGCAGCAAATGGCGCAATCCGAAGACAAAGAGCGGACGGCAGTGGTCAGAGAGATTGCGCAGATCAATCAGGCGCTCCATAAGCTGAAATAG
- a CDS encoding ATP-binding cassette domain-containing protein produces the protein MLILENISFRLPGRALLQEINLHLRRGSLTAITGPNGGGKTTLAKIISGIAQPAQGRLFFDGQDITRLGVTRRAKLGICHTFQQPVRFRGISVRDLLLLAAGEGASEEKLIEPLEQVGLCPKDYLNREVDGSLSGGEIKRIEIAGALARGAQLTIFDEPEAGIDLWSFQNLVQIFQALRSQGKTLLILSHQERILSIADEIFLAKDGHLLPCGPEGALCPNHPGGFYE, from the coding sequence GTGCTGATATTAGAAAATATCTCCTTTCGCCTGCCTGGGCGGGCTCTTCTTCAAGAGATCAATTTGCATCTAAGGCGCGGGAGCCTCACGGCAATCACCGGCCCCAACGGCGGCGGAAAGACGACGCTCGCCAAAATCATCTCCGGCATTGCCCAGCCGGCGCAGGGCCGTCTGTTTTTTGACGGCCAGGATATCACGCGGCTTGGGGTAACCCGGCGCGCAAAACTGGGTATTTGCCATACGTTTCAGCAACCCGTCCGCTTCCGCGGGATTTCCGTGCGCGATCTTCTGCTGCTTGCGGCCGGAGAAGGCGCCAGCGAAGAAAAACTGATCGAGCCTTTGGAGCAAGTGGGCCTCTGCCCGAAGGATTACCTGAACCGGGAGGTGGATGGGAGCCTATCCGGCGGGGAGATCAAACGCATCGAGATTGCCGGCGCTCTGGCCCGCGGCGCCCAGCTCACAATTTTCGACGAGCCCGAGGCCGGCATCGATCTATGGAGCTTTCAAAACCTCGTCCAAATTTTTCAGGCATTGCGCAGTCAGGGCAAAACCCTGCTCATTCTCTCGCATCAGGAACGCATTTTATCCATCGCAGACGAAATTTTTCTCGCCAAAGACGGCCATCTCCTGCCCTGCGGCCCGGAAGGCGCGCTTTGCCCAAACCATCCCGGGGGCTTTTATGAATAA
- a CDS encoding YgiQ family radical SAM protein, which yields MYRKFLPISKKELEERGIGQPDFILVTPDAYVDHPSFANALIGRYLENLGYSVAILAQPNYGDRRAYQALGRPRLAFLVSGGNMDSMVNLYSANRVRRKYDMYSPGGEVLRPRRAVTVYSKMLRECYPDVPIIIGGIEASLRRLAHYDYWDNRVMPSVLVDSGADLLVYGMGEKPLAQIAEALAAGIAVSDLTYVRGTAYLAQSPEQVYEEKVMLPSFEQVAADKTAFAKAFAASYREQDYLLGRTLVQQHGTRYLVQNPPAEPLSEMEFDDLYELPFTREAHPSYQKEIPALKEVKFSLVSNRGCYGGCAFCAIFFHQGRYIQSRSVQSLVREAEALSQKKDFKGYIHDVGGPTANFTRLSCKKAETQGMCPGKRCLAPKPCPNLIVDHSKYLESLRALRKIPGVKKVFVRSGVRYDYAVLDKDDTFIRELACHHTSGQMKVAPEHCSSRVLNLMGKPDIAVYEKFKKKFEDASRRAGKRQHVLPYFICSHPGSTLKDAIELAEYLNKSGFIPDQVQDFYPTPGSVSTCMYYTGLDPFTLKPVYTAKTREERAMQRALFQFNKPENYPLVKKALIKAGREDLIGPGQKCLIKG from the coding sequence ATGTACAGGAAGTTTTTGCCGATCTCAAAAAAAGAGCTGGAGGAGCGGGGCATTGGCCAGCCGGATTTTATTCTGGTCACGCCGGATGCCTATGTGGATCACCCTTCCTTTGCCAATGCCCTGATTGGCCGGTATCTGGAAAACCTGGGCTACAGCGTGGCGATTCTGGCTCAGCCCAACTATGGCGACCGCCGGGCATATCAGGCGCTGGGGCGGCCGCGGCTGGCTTTTCTCGTTTCCGGCGGGAATATGGATTCTATGGTCAACCTCTATTCGGCCAACCGCGTGCGCAGAAAATACGATATGTATTCCCCGGGCGGGGAAGTGCTGCGCCCAAGGCGCGCGGTAACTGTCTATTCAAAAATGCTGCGGGAGTGCTACCCGGATGTGCCCATCATCATCGGGGGGATTGAGGCCAGCCTGCGGCGGCTGGCGCACTACGACTACTGGGACAACCGGGTGATGCCCTCGGTGCTGGTGGATTCCGGGGCCGATTTGCTGGTCTATGGCATGGGGGAGAAACCTTTGGCGCAGATTGCCGAAGCCTTGGCGGCAGGAATTGCGGTTTCGGATCTCACCTATGTGCGGGGCACGGCCTACTTGGCCCAAAGCCCGGAGCAAGTCTATGAGGAAAAGGTGATGCTGCCCTCGTTTGAGCAGGTGGCGGCGGATAAGACGGCGTTTGCGAAGGCCTTTGCGGCCAGCTACCGTGAACAGGATTATCTGCTGGGGCGCACGCTGGTGCAGCAGCATGGGACGCGGTATTTGGTGCAGAACCCGCCGGCCGAGCCGCTCAGCGAGATGGAGTTTGACGATCTCTATGAGCTGCCCTTTACCCGGGAAGCGCATCCTTCCTATCAAAAGGAGATTCCGGCGCTCAAGGAAGTCAAGTTTTCGCTGGTTTCCAACCGCGGCTGCTATGGCGGCTGCGCTTTCTGCGCGATCTTCTTCCATCAGGGCCGCTATATTCAGAGCCGAAGCGTGCAGTCGCTGGTGCGGGAAGCCGAGGCGCTGTCGCAAAAGAAGGATTTTAAGGGGTATATTCACGATGTCGGCGGCCCCACGGCGAACTTTACGCGGCTCTCCTGCAAAAAAGCCGAGACGCAGGGCATGTGCCCGGGCAAGCGCTGTTTGGCGCCGAAGCCCTGCCCGAACCTCATCGTCGATCACAGCAAATATCTGGAGAGCCTGCGGGCTTTGCGCAAAATTCCAGGCGTCAAGAAGGTATTCGTGCGCTCGGGTGTGCGCTATGATTACGCGGTCCTGGATAAAGACGACACCTTCATTCGGGAGCTAGCCTGCCATCATACCAGCGGCCAGATGAAAGTCGCCCCGGAGCATTGCTCCAGCCGGGTGCTGAACCTGATGGGCAAGCCGGACATCGCGGTATATGAGAAATTTAAGAAAAAGTTCGAGGATGCCAGCAGGCGGGCGGGCAAGCGCCAGCATGTGCTGCCGTATTTCATCTGTTCCCACCCGGGCTCGACACTCAAAGATGCCATCGAGCTGGCGGAATATCTGAACAAAAGCGGTTTTATCCCGGATCAGGTGCAGGATTTTTATCCGACTCCCGGCTCGGTTTCGACGTGCATGTATTACACAGGGCTGGATCCCTTCACGCTAAAACCCGTCTATACGGCCAAAACCCGGGAAGAGCGGGCTATGCAAAGGGCGCTCTTCCAGTTCAACAAGCCGGAAAACTATCCGCTGGTCAAAAAAGCACTGATCAAAGCGGGCAGGGAAGATCTCATCGGCCCGGGGCAGAAGTGTCTGATAAAAGGGTAA
- the tig gene encoding trigger factor, translated as MANVKELEKNKIEIEFEISQDLLKQASLKAYNKNKGKINVPGFRKGRAPKAVIEQFYGKNVFFEDAFEIAFPDAYSAALEEKEIFAVSRPENVDIISMEEGKPMVVKAELYVKPEVELGDYKNVAVEFEGKKVLAKDVKAEVEKVIEQNARFEEVDRAAKNGDKVVLDYSGSVDGVKFEGGTAEGQTLDLGSGTFIPGFEEQVVGLKAGEEKEIEVTFPEQYHAKELAGKPAVFAIKLVSVKEKQLPKADDEFAQDISEFDTFEEYQADLKEKLKKRVEDQNKRELENVILGKIVEESKVDIPACMIDNQIDSQIQEMSYSLMYQGLNMQQYLEYTGLTMDKMREQARPGAESAVKAQLVLEAIKNQEQIKADEQAVDKSIASFAEMQNKTFEDFKKEIKPEELEYITERADYDALIEFLVKNAKVTKPAKKAAAKKEEKAEEKTEE; from the coding sequence ATGGCAAACGTCAAGGAATTGGAAAAGAATAAGATCGAGATCGAGTTTGAGATTTCGCAGGATCTGCTGAAACAGGCTTCGCTCAAGGCCTACAATAAAAACAAGGGCAAGATCAACGTGCCCGGTTTCCGCAAAGGCCGTGCGCCAAAGGCCGTTATCGAGCAGTTCTACGGCAAAAATGTGTTCTTTGAAGATGCGTTTGAGATTGCTTTCCCGGATGCCTACAGCGCTGCGCTGGAAGAGAAAGAGATTTTCGCGGTTTCCCGCCCGGAGAATGTGGATATCATCTCCATGGAAGAGGGCAAGCCGATGGTGGTGAAGGCGGAGCTTTATGTGAAGCCGGAAGTGGAACTGGGCGATTATAAGAACGTCGCAGTCGAGTTCGAGGGCAAGAAAGTTTTGGCCAAAGACGTCAAGGCGGAAGTCGAGAAAGTGATCGAGCAGAACGCCCGCTTCGAGGAAGTCGATCGTGCGGCGAAAAACGGCGATAAAGTCGTGCTGGATTACTCGGGTAGCGTGGATGGCGTGAAGTTCGAGGGCGGCACGGCAGAGGGGCAGACGCTGGATCTGGGAAGCGGAACCTTCATCCCTGGTTTTGAGGAGCAGGTGGTGGGCCTGAAAGCTGGCGAGGAAAAGGAAATTGAGGTAACCTTCCCCGAGCAGTACCACGCCAAGGAGCTGGCTGGAAAGCCCGCGGTTTTTGCCATTAAGCTGGTTTCCGTCAAGGAAAAACAGCTGCCCAAGGCGGACGACGAGTTCGCGCAGGATATTTCCGAGTTCGATACCTTTGAAGAATATCAGGCAGATCTCAAAGAAAAGCTGAAAAAGCGCGTGGAAGATCAGAACAAGAGAGAGCTGGAGAACGTCATCCTGGGCAAAATCGTCGAGGAGAGTAAAGTGGATATCCCGGCCTGCATGATCGACAATCAGATCGACAGCCAGATTCAGGAAATGAGCTACAGCCTCATGTATCAGGGCCTGAATATGCAGCAGTATTTGGAATATACCGGCCTCACAATGGATAAAATGAGAGAGCAGGCTCGCCCGGGTGCTGAATCGGCCGTCAAGGCACAGCTCGTGCTGGAGGCGATTAAGAACCAGGAACAGATCAAGGCAGATGAGCAGGCAGTGGATAAGAGCATTGCGTCTTTTGCCGAAATGCAGAATAAAACCTTCGAGGATTTCAAAAAGGAAATAAAGCCGGAAGAGCTGGAATATATTACAGAGAGAGCAGACTATGATGCGCTCATCGAATTCCTGGTCAAAAACGCGAAGGTAACCAAGCCTGCAAAGAAAGCAGCCGCTAAGAAAGAAGAGAAGGCGGAAGAGAAAACCGAAGAATAA
- a CDS encoding C4-type zinc ribbon domain-containing protein: MENLQQLWQYQQVDMELDAYKRKIQDTPTRKQLVKLKRFMQNSQGKISDAESKAVVKQNALTELNAQSKKLMEEMEEVSKDIGYYSECDDSELDQKLVQELVKNSEKISDAAAHVRAEIAKIREEILQTDKLIREILLKMRTAKAEYDQLKVQYDKEVAAGSGELKELEEKLEQAGQGISGEVLDEYRRIKGIRPTPVAVLRDNRCDGCKIQLPSGVASSVANSDKLVHCENCGRILIVL; the protein is encoded by the coding sequence TTGGAGAACTTACAGCAACTTTGGCAATACCAGCAGGTGGATATGGAGCTGGATGCTTATAAACGGAAAATACAGGATACTCCCACGAGAAAGCAGCTGGTAAAGCTCAAGCGCTTTATGCAAAACAGCCAGGGCAAGATTTCGGACGCCGAGAGCAAGGCGGTGGTCAAGCAGAACGCGCTGACCGAGCTGAATGCACAGAGCAAAAAGCTGATGGAAGAGATGGAGGAAGTTTCCAAGGACATCGGCTATTACTCCGAGTGCGATGATTCCGAGCTGGATCAGAAGCTGGTGCAGGAGCTGGTCAAAAACAGCGAGAAGATTTCGGATGCGGCGGCACATGTGCGCGCGGAGATCGCAAAAATCCGCGAGGAGATTTTGCAGACGGATAAGCTCATTCGCGAGATTCTGCTCAAAATGCGCACGGCAAAGGCGGAATATGATCAGCTCAAAGTGCAGTACGACAAGGAAGTTGCCGCAGGCTCGGGAGAGCTCAAGGAGCTGGAAGAAAAGCTGGAGCAGGCAGGACAGGGGATTTCGGGGGAAGTGCTGGATGAATACAGGCGCATCAAGGGGATTCGGCCGACGCCCGTAGCCGTTTTGCGGGATAACCGCTGTGATGGATGCAAGATTCAGCTTCCCTCCGGCGTGGCTTCTTCGGTTGCAAACTCGGATAAACTGGTGCACTGCGAGAATTGCGGAAGAATTTTGATTGTGTTATAA
- a CDS encoding class I SAM-dependent methyltransferase, giving the protein MKSERLSRIAANCDPVRVAADIGCDHGFLCAELIQTGRAEKVIAADISAGSLAKAQALAEQLGLTGQMECRLGDGLGVLKPGEAEGIIIAGVGGPLMMSILERGWRAARTARYLVLCPHNYPDSLRQYLNDSGFLIEREEISREKGKFYPILKVRAGQEPAYSPMELLVGRNSQRNEHWRRYVEHEAMVQGQIARAAAGTPAAEKAKERLALYQRALEEK; this is encoded by the coding sequence ATGAAAAGCGAAAGGCTTTCCAGAATTGCGGCAAACTGCGATCCGGTCCGCGTCGCGGCGGATATTGGATGCGACCATGGCTTTCTATGCGCAGAGCTGATTCAGACGGGGCGCGCAGAGAAGGTGATTGCCGCGGACATCAGCGCAGGATCGCTGGCGAAAGCACAGGCGCTGGCAGAGCAACTGGGCCTAACCGGGCAAATGGAATGCCGGCTGGGCGACGGGCTGGGCGTGCTAAAGCCGGGAGAGGCAGAGGGCATTATCATCGCAGGCGTTGGCGGCCCGCTGATGATGAGCATTCTGGAGCGAGGCTGGAGGGCGGCGCGGACGGCGCGCTATCTGGTGCTTTGCCCGCATAACTACCCGGACAGTCTGCGGCAGTATTTGAATGATTCGGGATTTTTGATCGAGCGGGAGGAAATTTCCCGGGAAAAGGGAAAATTTTATCCGATTTTGAAAGTTCGGGCCGGGCAGGAGCCGGCCTATTCGCCCATGGAACTGCTGGTTGGAAGAAATAGCCAGAGGAATGAGCATTGGCGGAGGTATGTGGAGCATGAGGCGATGGTGCAGGGGCAGATCGCCAGGGCGGCAGCGGGAACACCGGCGGCAGAGAAGGCAAAGGAGCGGCTGGCGCTCTATCAGAGGGCGCTGGAGGAGAAATAG
- the rpoD gene encoding RNA polymerase sigma factor RpoD, which translates to MSKDVQRTEKTEKNAKTQKGKIASKEEAIAKILELSKAKGVISYKEMSDILDEFEMKPEQMEKLYEALEEMNIDVIDEDAAKLENEETAKEELESAVPSNVSIDDPVRMYLKEIGKVPLLTAEEERELAIRMGEGDEVAKQKLAEANLRLVVSIAKRYVGRGMLFLDLIQEGNLGLIKAVEKFDYTKGYKFSTYATWWIRQAITRAIADQARTIRIPVHMVETINKLVRVSRQLLQEYGRDPLPEELAKEMNIPEEKVREILKIAQEPVSLETPIGEEEDSHLGDFLPDEDAPAPAEAAAFTLLKEQLMDVLDTLTPREMKVLKLRFGLEDGRARTLEEVGKEFQVTRERIRQIEAKALRKLRHPSRSKKLRDYLE; encoded by the coding sequence TTGAGCAAAGACGTCCAGAGGACTGAAAAAACCGAAAAGAACGCCAAAACTCAGAAGGGCAAGATCGCTTCCAAGGAAGAAGCAATTGCGAAGATTTTAGAGCTCTCGAAAGCCAAGGGTGTCATTTCCTATAAGGAAATGAGCGATATCTTAGATGAATTTGAGATGAAGCCCGAGCAGATGGAAAAGCTTTACGAGGCGCTGGAAGAGATGAATATCGATGTCATCGATGAGGACGCGGCAAAGCTCGAAAATGAGGAGACGGCAAAAGAAGAGCTGGAATCCGCGGTCCCGAGCAATGTCAGCATTGATGATCCGGTTCGGATGTATCTCAAAGAGATCGGCAAAGTGCCTTTGCTGACGGCGGAGGAAGAGCGGGAGCTGGCCATTCGCATGGGCGAGGGCGACGAAGTTGCCAAGCAGAAGCTGGCAGAGGCAAACCTGCGCCTGGTTGTCAGCATCGCAAAGCGCTATGTCGGCAGGGGAATGCTCTTTTTGGATCTCATCCAGGAGGGGAACCTCGGGCTGATCAAAGCGGTAGAGAAATTCGATTATACCAAGGGATATAAGTTCTCGACGTATGCAACCTGGTGGATTCGCCAGGCCATTACCCGGGCGATTGCCGATCAGGCGCGGACGATCCGCATCCCTGTGCATATGGTGGAGACCATCAATAAGCTCGTGCGCGTTTCCCGGCAGCTTTTGCAGGAATATGGCAGAGATCCGCTTCCCGAGGAGCTGGCAAAAGAGATGAATATCCCGGAAGAGAAAGTGCGGGAGATCCTAAAAATCGCGCAGGAGCCGGTTTCTCTTGAGACGCCCATCGGCGAAGAGGAAGATAGCCATCTTGGGGATTTCCTCCCGGATGAAGATGCGCCGGCGCCGGCAGAAGCCGCGGCTTTTACACTGCTCAAAGAGCAGCTGATGGACGTGCTGGATACCTTGACGCCAAGAGAGATGAAAGTCCTCAAGCTGCGTTTTGGCCTGGAAGATGGACGAGCCCGCACGCTGGAGGAAGTCGGCAAGGAATTCCAGGTTACCAGAGAGCGCATCCGGCAGATTGAAGCGAAAGCCCTGCGCAAGCTGCGCCATCCAAGCAGGAGCAAGAAACTGCGGGATTATCTGGAGTAG
- a CDS encoding deoxyguanosinetriphosphate triphosphohydrolase, with the protein MENMREVFYQRERETLSKYAMLCENTRGRQWRIEESPVRTEYMRDRDRIVHSKAFRRLKDKTQVFINPVGSHYRTRLTHTLEVAQISRTISRCLLLNEDLTEAIALGHDLGHTPFGHAGERAITAYYRENGHPELKFEHNAQSLRIVEKLENGTGLNLTFEVRDGIYHHRKGMKPATLEGMAVNYADRIAYLNHDMDDALRAGIVKIDDFPKDCLNVLGHTHSERINRMITDIVGASGEGALHMSREVEEATAQLRDYMFKKVYLDSAAKIEEKKVQEVVNLLFEYYLEHLEELPSQYGRFLEEEGPLACVADYISGMTDRYAVTRFQQIFIPHSWTLL; encoded by the coding sequence ATGGAAAATATGCGGGAAGTTTTTTATCAAAGAGAGCGGGAGACGCTCTCCAAATACGCGATGCTCTGCGAGAACACCCGGGGGCGGCAATGGCGCATTGAAGAGAGCCCTGTGCGCACGGAATATATGCGCGATCGGGATCGGATTGTGCACAGCAAGGCGTTTCGGCGGCTCAAAGATAAAACGCAGGTGTTTATCAACCCCGTTGGAAGCCACTATCGGACGCGGCTCACGCATACGCTGGAAGTTGCGCAGATTTCCAGGACGATCTCGCGCTGCCTGCTTCTCAATGAAGATTTGACGGAGGCCATCGCCCTTGGGCACGATCTTGGGCATACGCCTTTTGGGCACGCCGGCGAGCGCGCGATTACGGCCTATTACCGGGAAAACGGGCATCCGGAGCTGAAATTCGAGCACAACGCGCAAAGCCTGCGCATCGTGGAAAAACTGGAGAACGGGACGGGGCTTAACCTGACTTTTGAAGTGCGGGACGGGATTTATCACCATAGAAAAGGGATGAAGCCTGCGACGCTGGAGGGAATGGCCGTCAACTATGCAGACCGCATTGCCTATTTAAACCACGATATGGATGATGCCCTGCGGGCGGGGATCGTCAAAATCGATGATTTCCCAAAAGACTGCCTGAATGTGCTTGGGCATACGCACAGCGAGCGCATCAACCGCATGATTACGGATATCGTCGGCGCAAGCGGCGAAGGCGCCCTGCATATGAGCCGGGAAGTGGAAGAGGCGACGGCGCAGCTGCGGGACTATATGTTCAAAAAAGTTTATTTGGACAGCGCCGCGAAAATAGAAGAAAAGAAAGTGCAGGAAGTCGTCAACCTGCTGTTTGAATACTATCTGGAGCATCTGGAAGAGCTGCCCAGCCAATACGGCCGTTTTCTGGAAGAGGAAGGGCCGCTGGCCTGCGTGGCAGACTATATCTCGGGCATGACGGATCGCTATGCGGTAACGCGCTTCCAGCAGATTTTCATTCCGCATAGCTGGACGCTGCTCTAA
- a CDS encoding Nif3-like dinuclear metal center hexameric protein: MAISARKFSELVERIAPLSCAYDWDNSGLTLYQHDHVEKVFVCLDITPETLQEAAERGCDTVLSHHPLLFSAQKKFSCAAPVDQLFLQAVRAGFNLYAAHTSYDCALGGMNEQLAKLLGLEERWPLVVQNWDEQGEMASGIGVIGAYEAALSPAEFVEKVKKALGLPVLRMADSGRKICRVACVGGAGSEFLAEAAKAGADAFLTGEVKHNYYAEAQILGMTLVEAGHYDTEKIFVRAMREGLQNAQNELNSKIEVMCPQRKKRPYEFC; encoded by the coding sequence ATGGCAATATCGGCAAGAAAGTTTTCAGAGCTGGTGGAGCGGATTGCGCCGCTCTCCTGCGCATATGACTGGGATAACAGCGGGCTGACGCTCTATCAGCACGACCATGTGGAGAAGGTATTCGTCTGCCTGGATATCACGCCGGAAACTTTGCAGGAGGCGGCAGAGCGCGGCTGTGATACGGTTCTTTCGCATCACCCGCTGCTGTTTTCTGCGCAAAAGAAGTTTTCCTGTGCCGCGCCCGTAGATCAGCTGTTTTTGCAGGCAGTGCGCGCTGGGTTCAACCTCTACGCGGCGCACACCTCTTACGACTGCGCGCTGGGCGGGATGAATGAGCAGCTGGCAAAACTGCTTGGGCTGGAGGAGCGGTGGCCGCTGGTTGTGCAAAACTGGGATGAGCAGGGAGAGATGGCCAGCGGGATTGGCGTAATTGGGGCATATGAAGCGGCGCTCAGCCCGGCGGAGTTTGTGGAGAAAGTGAAGAAGGCGCTGGGCCTTCCCGTGCTGCGGATGGCAGACAGCGGCAGAAAAATTTGCAGGGTTGCCTGTGTCGGCGGGGCAGGAAGCGAGTTTCTGGCAGAGGCGGCAAAGGCCGGCGCAGATGCCTTCCTCACCGGGGAAGTCAAGCACAATTACTACGCCGAAGCGCAGATTTTGGGTATGACGCTGGTCGAGGCGGGGCACTACGACACCGAGAAGATCTTTGTCCGCGCGATGCGCGAAGGTTTACAAAACGCTCAAAATGAGTTAAACTCTAAGATAGAGGTAATGTGTCCGCAGAGAAAAAAGCGGCCGTATGAGTTTTGTTAA